The Maniola hyperantus chromosome 24, iAphHyp1.2, whole genome shotgun sequence genome contains the following window.
ttttattccattacaagttagtgTGATCctttgactgtgatctcacctggtggcaagtgatgaatGATCATGCAGTGTAAGATGAAAGTGGGCTATTTTCGCGTGTTACCTGATTGTGCTGCCTGGCCGGCGAACCGGACCTGGCGGGGCTGCTGTCTGCAGACGACACTCGTCCGCTGCCGCTGTCTGTTGAATCTGCTACCGACTTCCTACACCAAAAAAAAACAGAGTACCTTCACTCACATGTTGTAGACACAGGTGGAATAAATCACAAGGCAGAGATCTCGAAAACAACTGGTTTATTAAtaattagctgatgccagcgacttcgtccgcgtggaattaggtttttaaaaatcccgtgggaactttttgattttccgagataaaaagtagcctatgtcacttcaCTCCACTCCAGGTCtaaatctatacccatgcaaaaaatcacgtcaatccgttgcaccgttgcgacgtgattgaaggacaaaccaacaaacaaacacactctcgcatttatataataaggGATTGAGTATGCTTcgtggccgctacagcgtcaccggatGGGGTGGCGAGCGCTAAGCTTCGCCGGGGGGTGAGCCTAGGGCGCCACCCCAGGTGACGAGACCTTGGGCTACCAGGCCAAAAACTATTAGGATCCAGGTAACAATGTGCTACCTGAGAGGAAATGCCCGGGCAAGGAGTGCAGCCTCGAGGCCCGCACCAAGATTGACTTAGGTCGATCGAGAAGACCCTTCATCATCACTTGCCCTaaacatctatatatataaaaggaaaaggtgactgactgactgatctatcaacgcactgctcaaactactggacggatcgcgctgaaattcggcatgcagatagctattgtgacgtaggcatccgctaagaaaggatttttcaaaattcaacccctaaaggggtaaaataggggtttgaagtttgtatgaaagtctgtcagttttgaagttagaatcgcgaAAGTTTGTAAGTTACAATTATCTATCTTatcttatactagcttatgctcgcgacttcgtccgcgtggactacaaaatttcaaaaccctatttcacccccttaggagttgaattttcaaaaatcctttcttagcggatgcctacgtcataatagctatctgcatgccaaatttcagcccgatccgtccagtagtttgagctgtgcgttgatagatcagtcagtcagtcagtcagtcagtcattcagtcagtcagtcagtcagtcaccttttccttttatatatatagatttattataaaataggggttttaaatttgtgtagtccacgcggacgaagtcgcgggcataagctagttcacacTAAACAGGCTGCGGTTCATTGGCATCATAACTTACTAACCTCGAGCCGTGTAGCCTGTTCTCTCCAGTCCTGGCGTCGCTCTGCTGCACCAACAGGCGCGCGGACTGCGACAGGAACACTCGGTCGCACCACGCCGGACATCTGCGGAACAGATAACTTGGTCCTTAACTGTCCTGGGTCGCGCCGGATTACGAGACCTCACAGATCctctgtcgtagaggcgatggccgttggagccggaaagtccttgagtggagaccgcgtttaagcaagcgtagagTGGGACGCCcaccagcacgatggaccgacgatataaagaggctggcgggaagtagctggatgaggaaggctgaggaccgggtgtggtggcgctctttagggaaggcctatgtccaacagtggatgtccacaggctgatgataatgatgatgatgatgatgatgatgacagatcCTCAATGGACACGGCTGTTTCCGGGCGCGCCTGCATGGGATGACGTTAtgcgagagcccggcgtgcgagtgcggctttggcgacgaggataggcaccatgtgctgtgggagtgtcccctttatgaggacttgcgGGTGATCGTACGcagggaagcggggccggtcttctacacggacctcgtctcatcggcggggaactacaaccggctacgggaattcgcgcaccattggcataagaagCGAAGCAGCTGGGAGCGTGCAGGTGctaggccggcaccacggaggagcagcagcgaggatctcagctgtgctagtgacgtctagcccccaaggagGGAGAGTGAGCATATAAAGGACAAGGAGGAGacgtaaaataatttgtagggagtcaaggtgccccgggaaaacgccaagagcaaatACCGGCCCATATAACCGGGAGGTTGGTGGgaccatgggaggtggaggatCAAGGGTTAACTGTTGAGATGGACAATTTCACAGACCATGGAAAAATCACGTGAAGCCTTTATGTAATAATGGCTACCTCACTTAAAGTAAcctataaaaatcggtcaagtgcgagtaagactcgcacacgaaaggtacCGTACCACAAGATGTtacactttttcatttttgttaatttttatggcgaccattttgaaattcttatttgTTGCCGCTataggcaatagaaatacatattctgttaAAGTTTCAACTccctatctattacggttcacgagatacagcccgctgacagacggacggacggcgaAGGGTTTGTAATACGGTCCCGTAACCCGTTGGAACCTTTCGGGTACGGCAATTCAATATCCGTAAAAGCCCTAGTAAACAGTGCATTTCACAAGATATTGCATCCTCTAATAATGTTATCTCCCTGGGTTTTTAAAAGAATCTGAGTAATGGAAGCCGGTTTTGCGGTTACTGTAAACCACTGACCTGgtcctaaataatatctgtcccggctgtactcacgtgtttagtcgacgttagctcgactagtttcgaaccgtgcgcgaacggactcccttgaaaaaggaccccggatgggttcgaaactagtcgggctagcgtcgactaaacacgtgagtacagccgggacagatattatttagaatggaaatcactcatggtagtttaaacgctaaaacactGACCTGGTCTTCATGTAATGCGTGGGTAGATGCACGTCCTCTTCGAAGGGGTACGAGGGCGGGAACTTGACGGGGAACTCGTACAGGTTCGGCTTGAAGGCTTCCAGCTCGCGGTCATATTTCTGCAGCTGAAACAACCCATATAGccatggtactgattctgaagatagttctaataagtttcaataattttgtaaagtggtgataataaaaagaatacccggctgtgtttgttgtggactcttctcagacctgggcgcgtttggaaccctcgtagctttagttttaagtttgcgtaataattatcaccaccatATCTTAGATAttcaacatctgaccatcaaaaagagtaatttattacctattttgaataaatcattggactttgactttgaacgcAACTAAAAGAGACCGACTATCTCCCATACATCACTGGGTCCAAAAATTGATGAACCGTTACAAGTTTCAATTAGTGTGATTTGTTAGATAAAAATATCTCCTTTAGACTGCTTTACGCGGTGTCCTATGTGAGCCacgaatactacgcgacgcgacgcgacacgaCGTAATGCGTATATGGCAGATAGGCCGCAAGCACGGTATGCCGTTGCgttgatcgcgttcgtcgcgttcgcagcgtcgcgtcgcgtagtattcgtcgctcacgcaggacaccgcgtaAAGTTTCAGTTTGAGTGACAATTGCATAATCAAAATATCATGTTCAAATCCATGGGTTACGTTGTATTAGATAGTGTGTAATTTGAACAGTATTCATTCCCACAGTGAGCACGGTTCTGTCGTCGGTTTTAGTGCGATACTGCAGCTTGGACGAGTCTACGTTTTGTATCAGGAGAACATCATATCACTCACCCAGGGCTCTCGGAATATCTTCTGATGGTCGACGTGCGCAAACTCCTTCTTGCCCACAGTGAGCACGGTTCTGTCGTCGGCTTTGGCGCGATACTGTAGCTTGGACGAGTCTACGTTTTGTACCAGGAGAACATCATATCACTCACCCAGGGCTCGCGGAATATCTTCTGATGGTCGACGTGCGCAAACTCCTTCTTGCCCACAGTGAGCACGGTTCTGTCGTCGGCTTTGGCGCGATACTGTAGCTTGGACGAGTCTACGTTTTGTACCAGGAGAACATCATATCACTCACCCAGGGCTCGCGGAATATCTTCTGATGGTCGACGTGCGCAAACTCCTTCTTGCCCACAGTGAGCACGGTTCTGTCGTCGGCTTTGGCGCGATACTGTAGCTTGGACGAGTCTACGTTTTGTACCAGGAGAACATCATATCACTCACCCAGGGCTCGCGGAATATCTTCTGATGGTCGACGTGCGCAAACTCCTTCTTGCCCACAGTGAGCACGGTTCTGTCGTCGGCTTTGGCGCGATACTGTAGCTTGGACGAGTCTACGTTTTGTACCAGGAGAACATCATATCACTCACCCAGGGCTCGCGGAATATCTTCTGATGGTCGACGTGCGCAAACTCCTTCTTGCCCACAGTGAGCACGGTTCTGTCGTCGGCTTTGGCGCGATACTGTAGCTTGGACGAGTCTACGTTTTGTACCAGGAGAACATCATATCACTCACCCAGGGCTCGCGGAATATCTTCTGATGGTCGACGTGCGCAAACTCCTTCTTGCCCACAGTGAGCACGGTTCTGTCGTCGGCTTTGGCGCGATACTGTAGCTTGGACGAGTCTACGTTTTGTACCAGGAGAACATCATATCACTCACCCAGGGCTCGCGGAATATCTTCTGATGGTCGACGTGCGCAAACTCCTTCTTGCCCACAGTGAGCACGGTTCTGTCGTCGGCTTTGGCGCGATACTGTAGCTTGGACGAGTCTACGTTTTGTACCAGGAGAACATCATATCACTCACCCAGGGCTCGCGGAATATCTTCTGATGGTCGACGTGCGCAAACTCCTTCTTGCCCACAGTGAGCACGGTTCTGTCGTCGGCTTTGGCGCGATACTGTAGCTTGGACGAGTCTACGTTTTGTACCAGGAGAACATCATATCACTCACCCAGGGCTCGCGGAATATCTTCTGATGGTCGACGTGCGCAAACTCCTTCTTGCCCACAGTGAGCACGGTTCTGTCGTCGGCTTTGGCGCGATACTGTAGCTTGGACGAGTCTACGTTTTGTACCAGGAGAACATCATATCACTCACCCAGGGCTCGCGGAATATCTTCTGATGGTCGACGTGCGCAAACTCCTTCTTGCCCACAGTGAGCACGGTTCTGTCGTCGGCTTTGGCGCGATACTGTAGCTTGGACGAGTCTACGTTTTGTACCAGGAGAACATCATATCACTCACCCAGGGCTCGCGGAATATCTTCTGATGGTCGACGTGCGCAAACTCCTTCTTGCCCACAGTGAGCACGGTTCTGTCGTCGGCTTTGGCGCGATACTGTAGCTTGGACGAGTCTACACTTGCGCCGTTTTGAAGACGACAGGCGGTCAGTTCTTCTGTTACTTTCTGGAAAATATGAATTCGTTAActtattaaaagtttatttacacagaaatattaattttaacagAATGGTATTCGCCATTACTACCTTAACGACGGCACCAGTGTCGGTCCTAAAGTTGAAGTCCCCGAATATGAAGTACGGCGCCCCGTTGACGTCAGAGTGCAGATGTCTGAGCGTATGTCGCAATGCGCGCCGTCGACTGCGACAGTATACCTACAAAACATTGGTAAATCAGtcgctcgattgcggtagaatgacagctacaatgtcacgttcgcaatcacctctgattggttatcggtcgctcactattggccacaatgtattggcaacaagaattgcacaaattcagccaatcacaacaattgagattgtaataaggattggatgcaggttttacgaaatcaaccTACTGGTAAATCTTTTACAGCTCGATCCCGGGAATGGTTATTGGTtctggattgtgtttaggtagtataacaataagtttttgccagcgttctggttacaccctgtatacgtAAAAAAAGACACGTCTTCAAACGCAGTTTGCAAAAGCtccaaaaattatatttttatactcaCAGAGGGGAAAGGTTCCATAGCCAGCAGGTTGGACGCGTCGTGGAACAGATGTATGTTGACAAACTCTATGGCAGTGCTGCGGATCGACCAGCGCGTGCGCAGGAAGCCTTTGCGAGACCATTTGCACTGTGAAACAATACCAATTAATTTATGCAGGGCCGTCTTTGCCCGGGGGTTCAAGGGGTGCGGTGCACCCGGGCGCAGAGAGCTCCTAGGGAGCGCAAGGCAACCGCCATAAATttccataggtacctactacattgaAACAACGCGAGCGGAGCCGTGGGCACAGCCAGTGGAGTAAAAGGCTAACTTTTGCACCCCGGCGCCGAATATGCTTTGATGTGCGAGTGTGTGAACTGTgaggcgtccccctgcctcataccccgattgccatctcaacctgtcgcggactatagactACAAGggtctaattccacgcggacgaagttaaaGGCTAGtgtactatttttttaactcagataaaagttagcctttgactgcaatctcagctggtggtaagtgatgatgcagtctacgatggaagcaggctaacctggaaggggtatggcagtttttagtaaacacTTTGCCCATACCCTTTTTTACAATTAAAATGTTGTACTGTACTGTATACTTACTTCAGGAAAGAACTGTTGTGGGAACTTGGCCTTCTCTTTAGTGGTGACCTTCTCAATGTTGCCACTGTTGACCTCTTTGCTGACTACGTCAACATATGACTTCAGTTCAAAGTCCCAAATCTTGAGGTCCGTCAAAGTGGAATGAGCGAAGTACATGTTCCCAAGGGCCTGCAAAACATATAAAAGTGCAATTTATATTACACCaatattatgaagaggtaaagtttttaatgtcgttaaaccacgaaataaccTTAAAATCgtgaggtaaagtttgtaagtgtgtatgtagggggtaatctccggaactaatgatccattctgaaaattctttttcaactatatccatgtaaagaaaaccggccaactgccacaccgagggttccgtagaagagttactaaagtcgtattttttcgacatttagcaagataaatcaaaaactattatgaataaaaataaatagaaatctgttttagaatgtacaagtaaagtcttttcatatgatacacactcggtatagtaatctttactttgaaagttaaaaataccaacttttgtttatgaacacattttttattttattttattttattgttttttgcaatcaacagcgatatatacaatataattttacataaaaacagactgaaaataaggccaaataggattacaattttttacagattacttaaata
Protein-coding sequences here:
- the 5PtaseI gene encoding inositol polyphosphate-5-phosphatase A, which produces MLKFKKMGSEKVPLLLVTANVGSIFEDPSVMLPIWTSEFLQAVARMDPKFIALHLQEVGGKAYEKSMQYVTDFVQRLCDSPELRLYDKIRIFLDEDFSSPEKFTALGNMYFAHSTLTDLKIWDFELKSYVDVVSKEVNSGNIEKVTTKEKAKFPQQFFPECKWSRKGFLRTRWSIRSTAIEFVNIHLFHDASNLLAMEPFPSVYCRSRRRALRHTLRHLHSDVNGAPYFIFGDFNFRTDTGAVVKKVTEELTACRLQNGASVDSSKLQYRAKADDRTVLTVGKKEFAHVDHQKIFREPWLQKYDRELEAFKPNLYEFPVKFPPSYPFEEDVHLPTHYMKTRCPAWCDRVFLSQSARLLVQQSDARTGENRLHGSRKSVADSTDSGSGRVSSADSSPARSGSPARQHNQQWSPSRTLEKKSSAAELDVLSVPAIQASRKSIADPTSLQQAINARVSDSEVSPGRRKLVRNQSEGSPKSGEASAELRRLVDAPARRRSEYGVIGDAACMGDHKPIYLRVMLQSDRGNFRHELHSEASPKRGTEENEETESPNTRYIHFQSTPNNIFKETDI